In Amycolatopsis endophytica, the following are encoded in one genomic region:
- a CDS encoding C40 family peptidase, which translates to MRFGSWGRAAAGRALIALILVAAVGTCGWLLLEPPEEQVRAAADVVPPAQPEGNAAVAAAPTTLEPNAPVQAQAPREQGPSELEKWAAGLSGPLDIPERALIGYATGELTLRDEDPGCHLSWVTLAGIGKASSDHGRFGGGSLNADGTLAKPLGAVPLTGAAGEAATESRGGPMQLTQAEWQRAGGEGNLQDIDDASVAAGRTLCADGTDLQSGQGWWNSIDDYRDSDLFRQQALGNAQLYAQLSLDPASASTPSVRATRFALDQLGLPYVWGGNGPDTGAAGFDCSGLTKAAYDAAGLDLLRTADMQFRSVPSVTEPEMGDLVFYGNPATRIHHVGLYLGNGLMINAPQQGMAIQIATYRKATDDYAGAGRPSI; encoded by the coding sequence ATGCGTTTCGGATCCTGGGGGAGGGCGGCCGCCGGGCGCGCCCTGATCGCGCTGATCCTCGTCGCGGCCGTCGGCACCTGCGGCTGGCTGCTGCTCGAACCACCGGAGGAACAGGTACGGGCGGCCGCCGACGTCGTGCCGCCCGCGCAACCGGAGGGCAACGCGGCGGTCGCCGCCGCGCCCACCACGCTGGAGCCGAACGCGCCGGTGCAGGCACAGGCGCCACGGGAACAGGGCCCGAGTGAGCTGGAGAAGTGGGCGGCCGGGCTGAGCGGTCCGCTGGACATCCCGGAGCGCGCGCTGATCGGGTACGCGACGGGCGAGCTGACGCTGCGCGACGAGGACCCCGGCTGCCACCTGTCGTGGGTCACGCTCGCGGGGATCGGCAAGGCCAGTTCGGACCACGGCCGCTTCGGCGGCGGTTCCCTGAACGCCGACGGCACGCTCGCGAAGCCGCTGGGCGCGGTGCCGCTGACCGGTGCCGCCGGTGAGGCCGCCACCGAATCGCGCGGCGGTCCCATGCAGCTGACGCAGGCGGAGTGGCAGCGCGCGGGTGGCGAGGGGAACCTGCAGGACATCGACGACGCGTCGGTCGCGGCCGGCCGCACGCTGTGCGCGGACGGCACGGATCTGCAGTCGGGCCAGGGCTGGTGGAACTCGATCGACGACTACCGCGACTCCGACCTGTTCCGGCAGCAGGCGCTGGGCAACGCGCAGCTGTACGCGCAGCTCTCGCTCGACCCGGCGTCGGCGTCCACGCCCTCGGTGCGGGCCACCCGGTTCGCCCTCGACCAGCTCGGCCTGCCCTACGTGTGGGGCGGCAACGGCCCGGACACCGGCGCGGCCGGGTTCGACTGCTCGGGCCTGACGAAGGCCGCCTACGACGCGGCCGGCCTGGACCTCCTGCGCACGGCCGACATGCAGTTCCGGTCCGTGCCATCGGTCACCGAGCCGGAGATGGGCGACCTGGTGTTCTACGGCAACCCCGCGACGCGCATCCACCACGTCGGCCTCTACCTCGGCAACGGCCTGATGATCAACGCACCGCAGCAGGGCATGGCCATCCAGATCGCGACGTACCGCAAGGCGACCGACGACTACGCGGGCGCGGGACGACCGTCGATTTAG
- a CDS encoding helix-turn-helix domain-containing protein, which translates to MGTPLGDFIRAKRDSTQPESVGLPDRGRRRSPGLRRLDLAARAGISVEYLARIEQGRDRNPSAAVVNAIADALSLAASERNHLRYLAKITGDECSAHFKPAPPRRHVRPSVMDTLRMLEPGIAIVTNRLGDILAHTSTYAALTSGTGLLDADPPNVTRYVFTDPRARAFFPDWEAVADEQAFDLWLAPSAENLEWLTAELIPLAGSDFTRRLNRHELPRRGDLRLNHPSGHELRLTRETLELPADDQQLVVFLPADDPTAQTVEQLHRQSSGRLRSIS; encoded by the coding sequence ATGGGTACGCCGTTGGGGGATTTCATCCGGGCCAAGCGCGACAGTACCCAGCCGGAATCCGTGGGACTGCCGGACCGCGGCCGCCGTCGGTCACCAGGACTGCGCCGCCTTGATCTCGCCGCGCGGGCGGGTATCAGCGTGGAATACCTCGCCCGCATCGAGCAAGGGCGCGACCGCAATCCGTCGGCCGCGGTCGTGAACGCGATCGCCGACGCGCTCAGCCTCGCTGCCTCGGAGCGCAACCACCTGCGCTACCTCGCGAAGATCACCGGCGACGAATGTTCCGCCCACTTCAAGCCCGCGCCGCCGCGCCGTCACGTGCGACCGTCCGTTATGGACACGCTGCGCATGCTCGAACCGGGCATCGCCATCGTGACCAACCGGCTGGGCGACATCCTCGCCCACACCAGTACCTACGCGGCGCTCACCAGTGGAACCGGACTGCTCGACGCCGACCCGCCGAACGTCACCCGCTACGTCTTCACCGACCCCAGGGCCCGTGCCTTCTTCCCGGACTGGGAGGCCGTCGCCGACGAGCAGGCGTTCGACCTGTGGCTGGCACCCTCCGCCGAAAACCTCGAATGGCTCACCGCCGAGCTCATTCCCCTTGCCGGCTCCGACTTCACCCGCAGGCTGAACCGCCACGAGCTGCCACGACGTGGCGATCTGCGGCTCAACCACCCGTCAGGTCACGAACTGCGGCTGACGCGCGAGACGCTGGAACTGCCCGCCGACGACCAGCAACTCGTCGTCTTCCTGCCCGCGGACGACCCGACGGCCCAGACCGTCGAGCAGCTCCACCGCCAGTCCAGCGGGCGGTTGCGTTCCATCTCGTGA
- a CDS encoding MFS transporter: MSSAVDTTQPARRSGQALLVWGLLVVAANLRPSLTGVGPLLDRVQAGLGLSPAVAGLLNTVPLLAFAVVSPMVPRLAARRGPERVLAGGLVVLTLGIAIRWIPATGSVFAGTVLVGAGIAVGNVLLPSLIKRDFPTKVGLLTSAYATVMGGVAAVASGIAVPVSEVVPGGWYAALGCWIVLALVAIVLWLPQLRTPPPVPATVRGGHRLPWGSGLAWAVTAFMGLQSLGFYVIVTWLPGVVQDTGLSPAEAGWLLFLFQVVAVLTSLVAPAMLRWARDQRAVAAVNSLIMLVGYVGLLTAPEWALVWTIVLGLGGGACLVLALAFLGLRARDAAGAGALSAMAQSIGYLLAAVGPVLFGLLHSVGSGWRAPLILMCAAAVGQATVAMVAGGGTVPAADDHRTPDHTPSPAR; encoded by the coding sequence GTGAGTTCCGCGGTGGACACGACGCAGCCGGCGCGGCGTTCCGGTCAGGCGCTGCTGGTCTGGGGATTACTGGTGGTAGCGGCGAACCTGCGGCCGAGCCTGACCGGCGTCGGGCCGTTGCTGGATCGCGTGCAGGCCGGCCTGGGATTGTCCCCGGCCGTGGCCGGACTGCTGAACACGGTGCCGCTGCTGGCGTTCGCGGTGGTATCGCCCATGGTTCCGCGGCTGGCCGCGCGGCGCGGACCGGAGCGGGTCCTCGCGGGTGGGCTCGTGGTGCTGACACTCGGGATCGCGATCCGATGGATCCCGGCGACAGGCAGCGTGTTCGCCGGGACCGTGCTGGTCGGGGCGGGCATCGCGGTGGGCAACGTGCTGCTGCCGAGCCTGATCAAGCGCGATTTCCCCACCAAGGTGGGCCTGCTGACCAGCGCGTACGCCACGGTGATGGGCGGGGTTGCGGCCGTGGCCTCCGGGATCGCGGTGCCGGTCAGCGAGGTCGTGCCTGGCGGGTGGTACGCCGCGCTGGGCTGCTGGATCGTGCTCGCGCTGGTGGCCATCGTGCTGTGGCTACCCCAGCTGCGGACCCCACCACCGGTCCCGGCGACGGTTCGCGGCGGACACCGGCTGCCATGGGGATCAGGACTGGCCTGGGCGGTCACGGCGTTCATGGGACTGCAGTCGCTGGGCTTCTACGTCATCGTGACGTGGCTGCCCGGAGTGGTCCAGGACACCGGGCTCAGTCCGGCGGAAGCGGGATGGCTGCTGTTCCTGTTCCAAGTTGTCGCGGTACTGACCAGCCTGGTCGCACCCGCGATGCTGCGGTGGGCACGTGACCAGCGCGCGGTGGCGGCGGTGAACTCGCTGATCATGCTCGTCGGCTACGTCGGCCTGCTGACGGCACCGGAATGGGCACTGGTGTGGACGATCGTCCTCGGGCTGGGCGGCGGCGCCTGCCTGGTGCTGGCGTTGGCCTTCCTCGGCCTGCGCGCGCGCGATGCGGCCGGAGCGGGCGCGTTGTCGGCGATGGCACAGTCGATCGGTTACCTGCTGGCGGCGGTCGGGCCGGTGCTCTTCGGTCTGCTGCACTCCGTCGGTTCGGGCTGGCGCGCACCGCTGATCCTGATGTGTGCCGCCGCGGTCGGCCAGGCCACCGTCGCGATGGTCGCCGGCGGAGGCACAGTACCCGCAGCCGACGACCACCGGACACCCGATCACACGCCTTCGCCCGCACGTTGA
- a CDS encoding NADP-dependent oxidoreductase, whose protein sequence is MKAIVATDQAAEAAGITLMDRPEPSPAINDVVVEVQASGFVPAEWEWPSTWVDRSGHDRVLAIIGHEFAGVVTALGYGTTGLSLGQRVFGITDWHRDGTLAEHTAVEARNLAPLPGNVDFTVGASLPISGLTAWQGLLQHGRLRAGQTVLAHGAAGAVGSVVTQLAREFGAHVIGTGRAADRQAALDFGANEFLDLDHDDLDDIGGVDLVFDVIGGDVQRRSARIVRPGGTLVSVVGPAEARPTDGLAIDFVVESVPGQLAEIVERVRDGRLRTHIGTVATLDDAIPALNPAQRRKGKTVIRVRP, encoded by the coding sequence ATGAAAGCCATCGTCGCGACGGATCAGGCCGCGGAAGCAGCCGGAATCACCCTGATGGACCGGCCCGAGCCATCGCCGGCGATCAATGACGTCGTCGTCGAAGTCCAGGCGTCGGGCTTCGTCCCCGCGGAGTGGGAGTGGCCTTCGACCTGGGTCGATCGCTCCGGTCACGATCGGGTCCTGGCGATCATCGGCCACGAGTTCGCCGGGGTCGTCACCGCTCTCGGCTACGGCACGACGGGACTTTCGCTGGGACAGCGGGTGTTCGGGATCACCGACTGGCACCGCGACGGAACCCTGGCCGAGCACACGGCCGTGGAGGCACGCAATCTCGCGCCGTTGCCAGGGAACGTCGACTTCACGGTCGGCGCGAGTCTGCCGATCTCCGGCCTGACCGCGTGGCAGGGTCTGCTGCAGCACGGTCGCCTTCGGGCCGGGCAGACCGTCCTCGCCCACGGCGCCGCCGGCGCGGTCGGCTCCGTGGTGACACAGCTCGCCCGGGAGTTCGGCGCCCACGTCATCGGCACCGGGCGGGCGGCGGACCGTCAGGCGGCGCTCGACTTCGGCGCGAACGAGTTCCTCGACCTCGACCACGACGATCTCGACGACATCGGCGGGGTCGACCTGGTCTTCGACGTCATCGGCGGCGACGTCCAGCGGCGCTCGGCGCGCATCGTCCGGCCCGGCGGGACGCTGGTGTCGGTGGTCGGGCCCGCCGAGGCCCGCCCCACCGACGGCCTCGCGATCGACTTCGTCGTCGAGTCGGTCCCGGGCCAGCTGGCGGAGATCGTCGAACGGGTGCGGGACGGACGCCTTCGCACGCACATCGGAACCGTCGCGACCCTCGACGACGCCATCCCCGCGCTCAACCCCGCCCAGCGACGCAAGGGCAAGACCGTCATCCGCGTGCGCCCCTGA
- a CDS encoding TetR/AcrR family transcriptional regulator: MEATTEARVPQKLTSKGRATRARILEHAAELIYTKGVHATNNEQLRRAAGVSGSQLNHYFPTKESLVLAVIEWQAERVLAFHRSERFAHFESLDSLREWAGFYIAYEHSYREGCTLGSLASEIIKTDLDVRADLANAFEQWKDLFRDGLERMQRLGRISAEADPARLAHLLLSAFQGGMLLAQVARDITPLEDALRAAIDHVQTFAVLPAADAPEDR; encoded by the coding sequence ATGGAAGCCACAACGGAGGCCCGAGTACCGCAGAAGCTCACGAGCAAGGGGCGGGCGACGCGGGCCCGCATCCTCGAGCACGCCGCGGAACTCATCTACACGAAGGGCGTCCACGCGACGAACAACGAGCAGCTCCGTCGCGCGGCAGGCGTCAGCGGCTCGCAGCTCAACCACTACTTCCCGACCAAGGAAAGCCTTGTCCTCGCGGTCATCGAGTGGCAGGCGGAGCGCGTCCTCGCGTTCCATCGCAGTGAGCGGTTCGCCCACTTCGAAAGCCTCGACTCGCTCCGGGAGTGGGCCGGCTTCTACATCGCCTACGAGCACTCCTACCGGGAAGGCTGCACCCTCGGCTCGCTCGCCAGCGAGATCATCAAAACCGACCTCGACGTCCGCGCGGACCTCGCGAACGCGTTCGAGCAGTGGAAGGACCTCTTCCGGGACGGACTCGAACGCATGCAGAGGCTCGGCCGCATCAGCGCCGAGGCCGATCCTGCTCGCCTGGCCCACCTCCTGCTGTCCGCCTTCCAGGGCGGCATGCTCCTCGCCCAGGTCGCCCGCGACATCACTCCGCTGGAAGACGCCCTGCGGGCAGCCATCGACCACGTGCAGACGTTCGCCGTGCTCCCCGCTGCCGACGCACCCGAAGATCGGTAA
- a CDS encoding DUF5937 family protein produces MAIAIDVRGVRSAGYRFAVSPLAELCAVLHVIAEPGHHPEQREWISSAVDRLPVELVHELRRMDYLFRTSRPDMFLPHQPGASVAGELDALDRLSDEAWVSSALLTSSCGSIPLVDGAASPLSDAGVRRIALDRARARGARAARFAENVLTDPPEVRRAVRALFEGCESAFFATVWQRVEPQLARDVRRKRDLLRATSAPGPTLAEVSPWIGLSDDGSRLLVDKVQDGFATAVGTGVTFLPSVFGSPHLLVVHAPAPAPVIQYPVPGVSPGPGPDSTQVRRRLRALDNPIRLRLARSLARGPRTTSELAELWNYSSAEVSRHLAVLKEAGLASSERQGRHVVHALDVAVLRGLGDDLHAAFLR; encoded by the coding sequence ATGGCCATCGCGATCGATGTACGCGGCGTGCGTTCCGCCGGCTACCGGTTCGCGGTCTCGCCGCTTGCCGAGTTGTGCGCGGTACTGCACGTCATCGCCGAGCCGGGGCACCATCCCGAGCAGCGGGAGTGGATCAGTTCGGCGGTGGACCGGCTGCCGGTCGAACTGGTCCACGAACTGCGTCGCATGGACTACCTGTTCCGCACGTCGCGCCCCGACATGTTCCTGCCGCACCAGCCGGGTGCTTCCGTCGCCGGGGAACTGGACGCGCTGGACCGGCTCAGCGACGAAGCATGGGTCTCGTCGGCGTTGCTGACCAGCAGCTGCGGTTCGATCCCGCTGGTCGACGGTGCGGCGTCGCCCCTTTCCGACGCCGGTGTCCGGCGGATCGCGCTGGACCGGGCACGGGCCCGTGGCGCGCGGGCGGCCCGGTTCGCCGAGAACGTCCTGACGGACCCACCCGAGGTCCGCCGCGCGGTCCGCGCGCTGTTCGAGGGCTGCGAGTCGGCGTTCTTCGCCACGGTGTGGCAGCGGGTCGAGCCGCAGCTCGCCAGGGACGTGCGGCGCAAACGGGACCTGCTCCGCGCCACGTCGGCACCTGGACCGACGCTGGCCGAGGTGTCGCCGTGGATCGGGCTCAGCGACGACGGATCCCGGCTTCTCGTCGACAAGGTTCAGGACGGGTTCGCCACCGCCGTCGGCACCGGTGTCACCTTTCTCCCGAGCGTGTTCGGCAGCCCGCACCTGCTGGTCGTCCACGCGCCCGCGCCCGCGCCGGTGATCCAGTACCCGGTGCCCGGTGTTTCCCCCGGCCCCGGGCCCGACTCGACGCAGGTGCGGCGCCGTCTGCGCGCTCTCGACAACCCCATCCGGCTCCGCCTCGCCCGCAGTCTCGCCCGCGGCCCGCGCACGACGAGCGAACTGGCCGAGCTGTGGAACTACTCCAGCGCCGAGGTTTCGCGGCATCTGGCCGTGCTGAAAGAGGCCGGGCTGGCGAGCTCGGAACGACAGGGGCGCCACGTGGTCCATGCGCTCGACGTCGCGGTGCTCCGCGGACTCGGCGACGACCTGCACGCCGCGTTCCTGCGGTGA
- a CDS encoding MFS transporter produces MLTPSTSRLGSRYWRLWSAASLSSLADGTLKIALPLLARAHTDAPVLIAGVGFTAALPWLLFSLPAGAIVDRADRRRVLIGANLARAALLSVAAVAGVAGAGSIAVLYVVAFGAGVTETLYASAAQAVVPRLVEHDRLDRANSLQQIADQAANQFAGPALGGLLAGLGVGAALGGPALVWSLAAGMLVTLHGAFRARPAARGSLGADIVAGLRFLAASRVLRSVSLCVAITNFAGAAASAVFVVYAVGPGSALGLAPTGFGLLMTASAVGSVAGSALITAATARLGLRALLMINSGSQAAQILVPVLTHDLWAIGTAYALGGLGVALWNIGTVTLRQRLVPEALLGRLISTHRLISWGSLALGSLAGGVVAQTVGLAALFWAATALTLTGMLALTPLTTALVDGEVSRRES; encoded by the coding sequence GTGCTCACCCCATCGACATCACGGCTCGGTTCCCGGTACTGGCGGCTCTGGTCGGCCGCTTCGCTGTCCAGCCTTGCCGACGGCACCCTCAAGATCGCATTGCCACTGCTCGCGCGAGCGCACACCGACGCGCCGGTGCTGATCGCCGGTGTCGGGTTCACCGCCGCGCTGCCGTGGCTGCTCTTCTCGTTGCCCGCGGGCGCCATCGTCGACCGCGCCGACCGGCGGCGGGTCCTGATCGGCGCCAACCTGGCGCGGGCGGCGCTGCTGTCCGTCGCGGCGGTGGCCGGTGTGGCCGGAGCCGGTTCGATCGCGGTGCTGTACGTCGTGGCCTTCGGCGCCGGCGTGACGGAAACGCTGTACGCGTCGGCGGCGCAGGCAGTCGTGCCCCGGCTCGTCGAGCACGACCGCCTCGACCGGGCCAACTCCCTGCAGCAGATCGCGGACCAGGCGGCCAACCAGTTCGCGGGCCCGGCACTCGGCGGGCTGCTCGCCGGTCTCGGGGTCGGGGCCGCACTCGGCGGACCTGCCCTCGTCTGGTCGCTCGCCGCCGGCATGCTCGTGACCCTGCACGGTGCCTTCCGGGCCCGGCCGGCCGCACGGGGCAGCCTCGGCGCGGACATCGTTGCCGGACTGCGGTTCCTGGCCGCCAGCCGGGTGCTCCGGTCGGTGAGTTTGTGCGTCGCGATCACGAACTTCGCCGGGGCGGCGGCCAGTGCGGTGTTCGTGGTGTACGCGGTGGGCCCCGGTTCCGCCCTCGGGCTGGCGCCGACGGGCTTCGGACTGCTCATGACCGCGTCCGCGGTGGGCAGCGTGGCCGGCTCGGCGCTGATCACGGCCGCGACCGCCCGGCTCGGCCTGCGTGCGTTGCTGATGATCAACAGCGGTTCGCAGGCCGCCCAGATCCTGGTTCCGGTGCTCACCCACGACCTGTGGGCGATCGGAACCGCCTACGCGCTGGGCGGTCTCGGCGTCGCGCTGTGGAACATCGGCACGGTCACCCTGCGCCAGCGGCTGGTCCCCGAGGCCCTCCTCGGCCGCCTGATCAGCACCCACCGGCTCATTTCCTGGGGCAGCCTCGCGCTCGGTTCACTCGCGGGCGGCGTCGTCGCCCAGACCGTCGGCCTGGCCGCGCTCTTCTGGGCCGCCACCGCGCTCACGCTGACGGGGATGCTCGCTCTGACACCGCTGACCACCGCCCTGGTCGACGGGGAGGTTTCTCGCCGCGAAAGCTAG
- a CDS encoding SGNH/GDSL hydrolase family protein, protein MRIFTKKRVIVTACLVLVAALGIVGTAGYLAFVRSPENTPAEACAAESTRPAVVGAGASMTQGTLGGDWIGALRGRPEFAGHEFVNAGVNGNTSADLLARVETDIVACAPAAVMILVGTNDVRNGTPLDQYRDNLAAIVATLQQRTTARIALMSLPPLGEDLDTEINHSLAGYNAAIRDTAAQSGVDYLPVHERMVELLGRDGGQPYDFGFLTALMAATRHYVFGQSWDDVASSAGRELLIDHIHLNDRGAAQLTALAAAWLATAL, encoded by the coding sequence ATGCGGATCTTCACGAAGAAGCGGGTCATCGTCACGGCCTGCCTGGTGCTGGTCGCGGCACTGGGAATCGTCGGCACCGCCGGGTACCTCGCGTTCGTGCGCTCGCCGGAGAACACCCCGGCCGAAGCCTGCGCCGCGGAGAGCACCCGGCCCGCCGTGGTCGGCGCCGGGGCCAGCATGACCCAGGGCACGCTCGGTGGCGACTGGATCGGCGCGCTGCGCGGCAGACCGGAATTCGCGGGGCACGAGTTCGTCAACGCCGGGGTCAACGGCAACACCAGCGCTGACCTGCTCGCTCGCGTCGAGACCGACATCGTGGCGTGCGCTCCCGCGGCGGTGATGATCCTCGTCGGCACCAACGACGTCCGGAACGGCACGCCGCTGGACCAGTACCGCGACAACCTCGCCGCGATCGTGGCCACGCTCCAGCAGCGGACGACCGCCCGCATCGCGCTGATGTCGTTGCCGCCGCTCGGCGAGGACCTCGACACCGAGATCAACCACTCGCTGGCCGGGTACAACGCCGCGATCAGGGATACGGCCGCACAGTCCGGAGTGGACTACCTGCCGGTGCACGAACGGATGGTCGAACTACTCGGGCGCGACGGCGGCCAGCCCTACGACTTCGGCTTCCTGACAGCGCTCATGGCGGCGACCCGGCACTACGTTTTCGGGCAGAGCTGGGACGACGTGGCGAGCAGTGCCGGGCGGGAACTGCTCATCGACCACATCCACCTCAACGACCGGGGAGCCGCGCAGCTCACCGCACTGGCGGCGGCCTGGCTGGCCACGGCGCTCTAG
- a CDS encoding TetR/AcrR family transcriptional regulator — protein sequence MEALLAQGVPRADARRNAGPLVVAARETLDEQGLAITTRDIASRAGVGLGTFCRRLPSPDALLTAILLDTIDEMTARAVVLRAVRPAVGLPAGPGVPSRTPSRGDEPAGPACPGSRGDPRPRLARRSVRPGHRHPGRSHDRLACERTTSGAATSGSPWTASAGSRTGHRVTLTSSTRLVSTYLRYG from the coding sequence GTGGAGGCGCTGCTGGCGCAGGGCGTTCCTCGGGCAGACGCGCGCCGCAACGCCGGACCGCTGGTCGTCGCCGCCCGTGAAACGCTCGACGAGCAGGGGCTCGCGATCACGACGCGGGACATCGCGAGCCGTGCCGGTGTCGGGCTAGGCACTTTCTGCCGGCGCCTGCCGTCCCCGGACGCCCTGCTCACCGCGATCCTCCTGGACACCATCGACGAGATGACCGCCCGCGCGGTCGTGTTGCGGGCTGTACGACCCGCTGTCGGGCTGCCGGCTGGACCTGGAGTCCCGTCTCGAACGCCTTCGCGGGGCGATGAGCCGGCTGGTCCGGCGTGCCCAGGAAGCCGGGGCGATCCGCGACCTCGACTGGCGCGACGTTCCGTTCGTCCTGGCCACCGCCATCCCGGCCGATCACACGATCGGCTTGCGTGCGAAAGGACGACCAGTGGCGCCGCAACCTCCGGGTCACCCTGGACGGCCTCCGCCGGTAGCCGAACCGGCCACCGCGTGACGTTGACCTCGTCCACGAGGTTGGTGAGTACTTACTTGCGCTATGGTTAG
- a CDS encoding Gfo/Idh/MocA family protein produces the protein MEQHDPFRVGLLGANPERGWGATAHVPAIAASPDFVLTAVGTTRPDSAEAARQRFGARHAFTDAHALAAHPEVDLVVVSVKVPAHVELVTAALDARKHVYCEWPLTQTAAEADALAAAADRAGVHAVVGLQARFSPAVQAAREAIGRLGTARSATVFSSRGKGGAREVPAWTAYTYDSANGAGMVEVSGGHVLDLVEHLLGPIRAIG, from the coding sequence GTGGAACAACATGACCCGTTTCGTGTCGGACTGCTCGGCGCCAATCCGGAGCGCGGATGGGGCGCCACCGCCCACGTTCCGGCCATCGCCGCCTCGCCCGACTTCGTACTGACGGCCGTGGGAACCACGCGCCCCGACAGCGCCGAAGCCGCGCGACAACGCTTCGGCGCACGTCACGCCTTCACCGACGCTCACGCGCTCGCCGCACACCCCGAGGTCGATCTCGTGGTCGTCTCCGTGAAGGTTCCCGCCCACGTCGAACTCGTCACCGCGGCGCTCGATGCGCGCAAGCACGTGTACTGCGAATGGCCGCTGACCCAAACCGCTGCCGAAGCCGACGCGCTGGCCGCGGCTGCCGACCGCGCCGGTGTGCACGCCGTCGTCGGCCTGCAGGCCCGCTTCTCCCCCGCGGTCCAGGCCGCGCGGGAAGCCATCGGCAGGCTGGGCACCGCCCGGTCCGCGACCGTCTTCAGCTCACGCGGCAAGGGCGGCGCACGCGAGGTGCCCGCCTGGACCGCCTACACCTACGACAGCGCGAACGGCGCCGGGATGGTCGAGGTGTCGGGCGGGCATGTGCTCGACCTCGTGGAACATCTGCTCGGCCCGATCCGGGCCATCGGCTGA
- a CDS encoding VOC family protein, whose translation MTETTTHQHHAIDYIELTVTDMSAAQQFYGEAFGWTFTDYGPGYAGIRNPLGGAAPEVGGLAAGTPPGQGGPLVLLYSADLDRSVEAVRAAGGQVVHGPYDFPGGRRFHFTDPSGNELGVWSAG comes from the coding sequence ATGACCGAGACAACGACACACCAGCACCACGCCATCGACTACATCGAGCTGACCGTCACCGACATGAGCGCCGCCCAACAATTCTACGGCGAGGCGTTCGGATGGACGTTCACCGACTACGGGCCGGGTTACGCGGGGATACGGAACCCGCTGGGCGGGGCGGCGCCCGAGGTGGGTGGGCTCGCCGCCGGTACACCCCCGGGCCAGGGCGGCCCGCTCGTGCTGCTCTACTCGGCGGATTTGGACCGGTCGGTGGAGGCGGTGCGCGCGGCGGGCGGCCAGGTGGTGCACGGGCCGTACGACTTCCCGGGCGGCAGGCGGTTCCACTTCACCGATCCGAGCGGCAACGAACTGGGCGTCTGGTCCGCCGGTTAG